From the genome of Labrus bergylta chromosome 4, fLabBer1.1, whole genome shotgun sequence, one region includes:
- the zbtb41 gene encoding zinc finger and BTB domain-containing protein 41, whose protein sequence is MKKKPCNPLRTKRSRQDSASNDCVTEPGAPPPSSLPESTAQIMHLAMQLHSHDLLRFLNEDRVRQRFCDVSVSVGGTVYSAHKVVLAHGSSYFHAELSKNPATAHVTLDHVEDSVFQHLLGFLYTSEFAVTESELPALIEAARFLDMMDILKLLCEEGDNKSVRLIKARDEIRRTPEMEMSSSDSPAGDTSNQSPPSCRLSSENFLDNSLEKSHTGVRQELSNEAEKITRRSVRRRRTPTKYQRENLECVNTPEEQPRTESPTEEHEDIEKVVVGNQVSQLEIRKPVFTDDMVDVEQAEEDADMSEDAVTQKEVVEVFPADDITSQDYLDENGAYQAFSQIGVSTAGSSAQGKVYPEGLAPVIIQTSSKKILKCPKCEKTFDRAGKYESHTRVHTGEKPFQCDLCFQRYSTKSNLTVHKKKHTSDVPFPRKEHKCPICSKLHATKKTLTKHVKRFHPDHIQEFLTKRKRKSEGWKCAICLKTFSRRPHLQEHMILHTQDRPFKCTYCDEYFKSRFARLKHQEKFHLGPFPCEICGRQFNDTGNRKRHMECTHGGKRKWTCFICGKSVRERTTLKEHMRIHSGEKPHLCSICGQSFRHGSSYRLHLRVHHDDKRYECDECGKTFIRHDHLTKHQKIHSGEKAHQCEECGKCFRRHDHLTVHYKSIHLGEKVWQKYKTALHQCEVCKKEFKGKSSLEMHFRTHSGEKPHRCPECNQTFRIKKTLTKHMVIHSDARPFNCPHCSATFKRKDKLKYHVDHVHSTRFTEQPISTIGEDKIVSVHFEEPSKSYSAEPKSTLSTPPPGNVCVPVTLVPVQMAGGAQGNLSAQRASSLSAQTHRVVSMQAQQQNSGYQASSDLAFLEKYTLTPQPANIVHPVRPDQMLDPREQSYLGTLLGLDSASSGPNISNSDHSH, encoded by the exons ATGAAGAAAAAGCCTTGTAATCCCCTGCGCACCAAACGCAGCAGGCAGGACAGTGCCAGCAATGACTGTGTTACAGAGCCAGGCGCCccacctccatcctctctcccAGAATCCACCGCACAAATCATGCACCTGGCTATGCAGCTGCACAGCCATGACCTTCTAAGGTTTTTGAATGAGGACCGGGTCAGACAGAGGTTCTGTGATGTGTCTGTGTCCGTGGGTGGGACCGTTTACAGCGCCCACAAGGTGGTGTTGGCCCATGGGAGCAGCTACTTCCACGCTGAGCTTTCCAAGAACCCTGCCACAGCACATGTGACTCTGGACCATGTGGAGGACTCTGTTTTCCAGCACCTGCTTGGCTTTCTGTACACCTCTGAGTTTGCGGTTACTGAGAGTGAGCTCCCGGCTCTTATAGAAGCAGCCCGATTTCTGGACATGATGGATAtactgaagctgctgtgtgaggaAGGTGACAACAAGTCAGTACGTTTGATCAAGGCACGGGATGAGATAAGACGGACTCCTGAGATGGAAATGTCGTCCAGTGACTCGCCAGCAGGTGACACCAGCAACCAGAGCCCTCCTAGTTGTCGTTTAAGCTCTGAAAACTTCCTGGACAACAGCTTGGAGAAGAGTCACACTGGTGTACGGCAGGAATTGtcaaatgaagcagaaaagaTCACAAGGAGATCAGTTCGCAGAAGGAGAACACCCACCAAGTATCAAAGAGAAAATCTCGAGTGCGTCAACACACCCGAGGAACAACCAAGGACTGAATCGCCAACAGAAGAACACGAAGACATTGAAAAGGTGGTTGTGGGAAACCAAGTGTCGCAACTGGAAATACGAAAACCAGTTTTTACGGATGATATGGTTGATGTGGAGCAAGCGGAAGAGGACGCAGACATGAGTGAGGACGCCGTCACTCAGAAGGAAGTTGTGGAGGTTTTCCCAGCGGATGATATTACAAGTCAAGATTATTTGGATGAAAATGGAGCATATCAAGCTTTTTCACAGATTGGAGTATCAACAGCAGGAAGCTCTGCTCAGGGGAAAGTTTATCCTGAAGGTCTGGCTCCAGTCATCATCCAGACCTCCAGCAAGAAGATTCTTAAGTGCCCGAAATGTGAAAAGACCTTCGACCGCGCAG GGAAGTATGAGAGTCACACCAGAgtgcacacaggagagaaaccgtTCCAGTGTGACCTTTGTTTTCAGCGTTACTCCACCAAGTCGAACCTGACCGTGCACAAGAAGAAGCACACCAGCGATGTTCCCTTCCCGAGGAAGGAGCACAAATGTCCTATTTGTAGCAAACTGCATGCCACCAAGAAAACACTCACCAAGCATGTCAAAAG GTTTCATCCAGATCACATCCAGGAGTTTCTTAccaaaaggaagaggaagagtgaAGGCTGGAAATGTGCT ATTTGTCTGAAGACCTTCAGCCGCAGGCCTCATCTGCAGGAGCACATGATCCTGCACACACAGGACCGACCTTTCAAATGTACCTACTGTGACGAATACTTCAAGTCAAGGTTTGCTCGACTGAAACACCAAGAAAAGTTCCACTTAG GTCCCTTTCCGTGTGAGATTTGTGGCCGGCAGTTTAATGACACAGGCAACAGGAAGAGGCACATGGAGTGTACACATGGAGGCAAAAGAAAGTGGACCTGCTTCATTTGTGGGAAATCTGTAAGGGAAAG GACGACGTTGAAGGAGCACATGAGGATCCACAGCGGGGAGAAGCCTCACCTGTGTAGTATCTGTGGCCAAAGTTTCCGTCACGGCAGCTCCTACAG GCTCCACCTCCGAGTCCACCACGACGACAAGCGCTACGAGTGTGACGAATGCGGGAAGACGTTCATACGCCACGATCACCTGACcaaacatcagaaaatacaCTCCG GTGAGAAAGCACACCAATGTGAAGAGTGTGGGAAGTGTTTTAGGCGCCATGATCATCTGACGGTCCACTACAAAAGCATTCACCTGGGAGAGAAAGTTTGGCAGAA GTATAAAACTGCTCTGCATCAGTGCGAGGTTTGCAAGAAAGAATTTAAAGGAAAGTCCAGTCTAGAAATGCACTTCAGGACCCACTCAG GTGAGAAACCCCACAGGTGTCCCGAGTGCAACCAGACATTCCGGATCAAGAAGACATTGACGAAGCACATGGTGATTCACTCAGACGCTCGCCCTTTTAACTGCCCGCACTGCAGCGCCACCTTCAAAAGAAAGGACAAGCTCAAGTACCATGTGGATCATGTGCACAGCACCCGGTTCAcagaacagccaatcagcaccATCGGCGAGGACAAAATAGTCTCCGTTCACTTTGAAGAACCCTCTAAGTCTTACAGTGCTGAACCAAAGTCCACACTGAGCACCCCTCCTCCTGGGAATGTGTGCGTGCCCGTCACTTTAGTACCTGTCCAGATGGCAGGAGGAGCGCAGGGAAACTTGAGCGCACAGAGAGCCTCATCTCTCTCTGCCCAGACTCACAGGGTTGTGAGCATGCAGGCTCAACAGCAGAACTCTGGATACCAGGCATCCTCAGACCTGGCTTTCTTAGAGAAATACACCCTGACCCCCCAGCCAGCTAACATCGTGCACCCTGTGAGGCCCGATCAGATGCTGGACCCCCGAGAGCAGTCCTACCTGGGCACGCTGCTGGGACTGGATTCAGCTTCTTCTGGGCCGAACATTTCCAACTCTGATCACTCGCACTGA
- the LOC109995321 gene encoding uncharacterized protein isoform X2, whose amino-acid sequence MHRPQSCWGNAKCPKRKRRFMSYTKGVSHLSKRAKRRFNCKLQLWMWRRRKEKCGFGIYRTRKQSFLMSPRSGSCLGANRQSQKCGIQVQAHRSPRLQNAQVGTSTLECENGGSEELQRKQICLLNKCEFITPTETLPDSSAHQNLVMDKNVALENVGQTVPPQKEDALVQMIKMSDPSEVSHTVKPLLTTDNDACGVPTNLREPRTMVPAQRPEVDDQSGQFTAAIQDQATISITDGNITSKTTVSSQADVCINVLAEDIQKFLNDFYRTYGSLIPLKKNDVLRHLKRRFDTDFSDRKNVIVSEVMKYRDTLVQTPVPSFRVVYKKHTLTLDDLSTLADQNWLNDQVMNMYGELIMESAHHKVHFLNSFFHRQLMTKGYDGVKRWTKQSLLLVPIHLEVHWCLVTADLVKKKICLYDSQGNVLQKIGRNILKYLMTEAKEKNQADFENGWAISFDEIVPQQTNENDCGVFVLEYSRCLALAKPLQFSQKDIPKIRKRIYKELCECRLHEPG is encoded by the exons ATGCATCGACCCCAGAGTTGCTGGGGTAACGCAAAATGCccgaagagaaagaggagattTATGTCTTACACCAAGGGAGTTTCTCACCTCTCCAAGCGAGCAAAGCGACGCTTTAACTGTAAATTGCAGCTTTGGATGTGGAGGAGGCGGAAAGAGAAATGCGGCTTTGGGATATACAGAACAAGGAAACAATCTTTTCTGATGAGCCCAAGATCTGGCTCCTGCCTCGGTGCAAACAGACAATCACAGAAATGTGGAATACAAGTTCAAGCACATCGCTCACCACGTTTACAAAATGCACAAGTTGGAACGTCGACTCTTGAATGTGAAAATGGGGGTTCAGAGGAGTTGCAGAGAAAACAGATTTGCCTGCTCAACAAGTGTGAGTTTATCACTCCAACAGAGACGTTGCCTGACTCCAGCGCCCATCAGAATCTGGTCATGGacaaaaatgttgctttagAGAATGTCGGTCAAACTGTCCCTCCTCAAAAAGAAGACGCTTTGGTACAGATGATTAAAATGTCTGACCCTTCAGAAGTTTCTCACACTGTCAAGCCACTGTTGACTACAGACAATGATGCATGTGGTGTGCCTACCAATTTAAGAGAACCAAGGACAATGGTACCAGCTCAAAGGCCTGAGGTTGATGACCAATCAGGACAGTTTACTGCTGCCATTCAGGATCAGGCTACAATCAGCATTACAGATGGGAATATCACCTCAAAAACAACAGTGTCTTCTCAAGCTGATGTCTGCATTAACGTTCTGGCAGAAGACatccaaa AATTTCTTAATGACTTCTACAGAACGTATGGAAGTTTAATCCCGCTGAAAAAGAACGATGTGTTGAGACATCTGAAGAGGAGGTTTGACACTGATTTCAGTGACAG GAAAAATGTCATCGTTTCAGAGGTGATGAAGTACAGAGATACGTTAGTACAAACACCTGTTCCCTCCTTCCGGGTGGTctacaaaaaacacactctGACACTGGATGACTTGTCTACACTGGCAGATCAGAACTGGCTCAACGACCAG GTGATGAACATGTATGGAGAATTGATTATGGAATCTGCCCATCACAAG GTCCATTTCCTCAACAGTTTTTTCCACAGGCAGCTCATGACAAAAGGATATGATGGTGTAAAGAGATGGACAAAGCAG AGTTTGCTTTTGGTGCCGATCCACTTGGAGGTCCACTGGTGTCTGGTGACAGCTGACCTCGTCAAAAAGAAGATCTGCCTCTATGACTCTCAAGGGAACGTGCTTCAGAAGATTGGCAGG aacattttgaaatacttGATGACAGAAGCAAAGGAGAAGAATCAAGCCGATTTTGAAAATGGTTGGGCGATATCATTTGATGAG ATAGTCCCACAACAGACCAACGAGAATGACTGTGGAGTTTTTGTCTTGGAG TATTCAAGATGTCTTGCCCTAGCCAAACCTCTGCAGTTTTCACAGAAGGACATACCAAAGATACGCAAGAGGATCTACAAAGAGCTGTGTGAATGTAGACTACATGAACCAGGCTGA
- the LOC109979029 gene encoding complement factor H-related protein 1 isoform X3, translating into MWVRYLGFVILFGLPGALHAQSATQPCDAPGLDGGVFFPKQETYSHEIEITYACDSGRKPAVKGWWATSTCQNGVWSPEPQCIEINACIPITVPNAKYTENSDGWYEEGDKIRVTCDEGYEVKKRDATAVCLNGTWTSVPVCEKSILACGEPPQIPHAVIVGQRYQEVFAADSNVTYECEDGYSVEGAESKKTIFCISGNWTEGPTCIRGTRPGSGGGEGQTTSSDRTQPTVGVRNCGTFPTVANGEVVESNESFLKYSCKVFYKLVGPETVLCYGNGTWSNIPICRDAYCAVNTDEHPLLVSVGKVFIKEGEEKEFDCVHQDEWWFNNYSVGKCTTEGLRLQKCCARTQITLNTCSGVLA; encoded by the exons ATGTGGGTGAGATATCTCGGGTTTGTTATTCTTTTCGGCCTTCCAGGAGCACTGCATG ctcaaaGTGCAACTCAGCCTTGTGACGCTCCAGGCCTTGATGGTGGGGTTTTTTTCCCGAAACAAGAAACATATTCTCATGAAATTGAGATAACTTACGCCTGTGATAGTGGACGTAAACCTGCAGTGAAGGGATGGTGGGCAACAAGCACATGTCAAAACGGGGTATGGTCTCCTGAACCGCAATGTATAG aAATAAACGCCTGCATTCCAATAACAGTCCCCAATGCAAAATACACAGAAAACTCAGATGGTTGGTATGAGGAGGGGGACAAAATACGGGTAACATGTGACGAGGGATATGAAGTGAAAAAGAGGGACGCCACAGCTGTTTGTCTCAATGGAACCTGGACCTCTGTGCCTGTCTGTGAGA AGAGCATCCTTGCATGTGGTGAACCCCCTCAAATCCCCCATGCAGTCATTGTTGGTCAGAGATATCAGGAGGTGTTTGCTGCAGACTCCAATGTGACATATGAATGTGAAGATGGATACTCTGTGGAGGGAGCAGAGAGCAAAAAAACCATCTTCTGCATATCCGGAAACTGGACTGAAGGCCCAACGTGCA TCAGAGGAACTAGACCAGGTAGCGGAGGAGGTGAAGGACAAACTACATCTTCTGACAGAACACAACCTACAGTTGGAG TCAGAAACTGTGGAACTTTCCCTACAGTTGCCAACGGTGAAGTAGTGGAATCGAACGAATCGTTTTTGAAGTacagctgcaaagttttttaCAAACTAGTTGGTCCAGAGACAGTGCTGTGTTATGGCAACGGCACATGGTCCAATATACCCATCTGCAGAG aTGCCTACTGTGCTGTGAACACTGATGAACATCCACTGTTAGTTTCAGTCGGAAAAGTCTTtataaaagagggagaggaaaaagaatTTGACTGTGTGCATCAGGATGAGTGGTGGTTTAATAATTACTCAGTGGGCAAGTGCACGACTGAAGGACTGAGGTTACAGAAAT GTTGTGCCAGGACGCAAATAACATTG AATACCTGCTCAGGCGTTCTTGCATAA
- the LOC109997540 gene encoding protein crumbs homolog 1-like — MLRFSVHVWILWLLYAVASSEESISGCGQQPCQNGGVCESTGGGYRCICSQQSQKGRLYGGENCTTALSGCDENHCENGGMCSPLLVNNQHTFTCFCLAGFTGPECQTPTTFSFESRGYMYIETQLLDPDAPLNVTFSFRTATQAGTLWQHRVDDLLLRIELKDGHLCLRSLRGQGSIKLVQELPENLSDNKWHTVEASLGGGVSLIKLLCTEGSCTRDFSSEIPLLEQASALPDPGTVRQGLFIGVVGRNWNLGRAEDDAENPPPFLGCFRDVFVGSHLVLPVAAPGDSDAQANITVGCSDKDKCDESPCQNRGRCVSQGWRSYMCECLRPYEGHNCSEEYITARFGNKDLDSFASFSLDDDPGDSMTVSMFIRTRQSSGLLLILANSTSQYLRLWVDEGRVKVQVNNFETLLGRSSISDGHFHLVTVKLEKMEAILFQSAQIQDSVHIRPVHAHPGDLVFVGGLPDSRASASFGGYFKGCVQDLRVNSKRLQFYPIATPVESYRLQQLINIAQGCSSDNACAVNPCLNGGVCYSMWDDFICNCPPNTAGRRCEKVKWCELSPCPATAVCQPRSQGFDCLSNLTFRAESSILHYQSNGKIKRSLSSVSLSFRTRQNAATLLRAEKHSDYLTISVLDSKVVMELRANNSTRVIVQSQGPINDGEWHSVELSMENQILQTSRWIMVLDGDKEELSVSKAAARNLDFLKEGADIFLGGHNLEAGVNMSGCLGPVEIGGFSLPFHLDTEMNFPRPQEEQFARVNGNAALQYGCWGSSVCAPNPCTNQGVCEDLFDLHHCKCPSEWKGPLCQDPTDTCISSPCIYGNCTNQQGGFKCVCELGYSGDLCEMEVDMCQKSNCGEGATCIKGFQSYGCLCPQNKTGQHCDEIIPEIPWYIEISPLPQLPTSTCVGMRRNYNCYNGGNCSEAGGSCYCLPGFTGLWCERDVDECASDPCMHGGFCVNYVNSFECVCDINYSGIHCQIDVSDFYLYLFLGMWQNLFQLVSYLVIRLDDEPEIEWAFHDND, encoded by the exons ATGTTGAGATTCAGCGTGCATGTGTGGATATTATGGTTGCTTTATGCAg TTGCTTCCTCGGAGGAGAGCATCAGTGGATGTGGTCAGCAGCCATGCCAAAAtggtggtgtgtgtgagagcaccGGTGGAGGTTACAGATGCATTTGCTCCCAACAGAGCCAAAAAGGTCGTCTGTACGGTGGAGAGAACTGCACAACTGCACTTTCAGGCTGTGACGAAAACCACTGTGAGAATGGAGGAATGTGCTCTCCTTTACTTGTCAACAATCAGCACACTTTCACATGCTTCTGCCTTGCTGGCTTCACAGGCCCTGAATGCCAGACTCCCACTACTTTCTCATTTGAGTCCAGAGGCTACATGTACATTGAGACTCAGCTTCTAGACCCAGATGCTCCTCTTAATGTGACATTTAGCTTCAGGACAGCAACACAGGCTGGAACTCTCTGGCAGCACAGAGTGGATGACCTGCTCCTCAGGATTGAGCTGAAAGACGGGCATCTCTGCCTCCGCAGCCTCAGAGGTCAAGGTTCCATCAAACTTGTTCAGGAGCTGCCAGAGAACTTGTCGGACAACAAGTGGCACACGGTGGAAGCATCTTTGGGTGGCGGTGTGAGCCTCATCAAGCTGCTCTGCACTGAAGGAAGCTGCACCAGAGACTTCAGCTCAGAAATCCCTCTGCTTGAGCAAGCCTCCGCTCTCCCTGACCCAGGCACTGTTCGCCAAGGCCTCTTCATAGGAGTAGTTGGGAGGAACTGGAATTTGGGCAGAGCAGAGGATGACGCAGAAAACCCCCCGCCTTTTCTGGGCTGCTTCAGAGATGTGTTTGTTGGTTCACATCTGGTGTTGCCTGTTGCAGCACCAGGAGATTCAGACGCCCAGGCAAACATCACTGTGGGATGCAGTGACAAAGACAAGTGCGATGAAAGCCCGTGTCAGAACCGAGGGCGCTGTGTGAGCCAGGGCTGGAGGAGCTACATGTGCGAGTGCCTCAGGCCATATGAGGGACACAACTGTTCAGAGg AGTACATCACTGCAAGGTTTGGAAACAAAGACCTGGACAGTTTCGCCTCCTTCTCATTAGACGATGACCCGGGTGATTCTATGACTGTATCCATGTTCATTCGCACTAGACAGAGCAGCGGCCTGCTCCTCATCCTGGCCAACAGCACCAGCCAGTACCTCCGCCTGTGGGTAGATGAGGGTAGGGTCAAAGTCCAAGTCAACAACTTTGAGACCCTTCTCGGTCGGAGTTCGATCAGTGATGGCCACTTTCATCTGGTGACTGTGAAGTTGGAAAAAATGGAAGCCATCTTGTTCCAGTCCGCTCAGATCCAGGACTCTGTGCACATAAGGCCCGTCCATGCACATCCTGGGGATCTGGTTTTTGTTGGTGGGCTTCCAGACTCGAGGGCTTCTGCCTCATTTGGGGGCTACTTTAAGGGATGTGTCCAGGATCTGAGGGTAAACAGCAAGAGACTGCAGTTCTATCCCATTGCAACACCGGTTGAATCTTACAGACTGCAGCAACTTATCAACATTGCCCAAGGGTGCAGCAGTGACAATGCCTGTGCA GTCAACCCTTGTCTCAACGGAGGAGTCTGTTACTCCATGTGGGACGACTTCATCTGTAACTGCCCCCCGAACACTGCAGGGAGACGCTGCGAGAAGGTGAAATGGTGTGAGCTGTCACCCTGCCCTGCAACTGCTGTTTGTCAACCTCGATCCCAGGGCTTTGACT GTCTGTCTAACCTGACATTTCGGGCTGAGAGCAGCATTTTGCACTACCAGAGCAATGGGAAGATCAAGCGTAGTCTCAGCAGTGTCTCCCTCAGCTTCCGCACAAGACAGAATGCTGCCACCTTACTACGTGCTGAAAAACACTCAGACTATCTCACCATCTCTGTCCTGGACTCTAAGGTGGTCATGGAACTCCGGGCTAACAATTCAACCAGGGTGATAGTTCAAAGCCAAGGCCCAATCAATGATGGAGAGTGGCACAGTGTGGAGCTCAGCATGGAGAACCAGATACTCCAAACCTCCAGGTGGATCATGGTTTTGGATGGAGACAAAGAAGAGCTGAGTGTTTCCAAGGCAGCTGCGAGGAACCTGGATTTTCTCAAAGAGGGAGCAGACATTTTCCTGGGAGGACATAATCTGGAGGCAGGAGTGAACATGTCTGGCTGTCTGGGTCCAGTTGAGATTGGGGGATTTTCTCTGCCATTCCATCTGGACACAGAGATGAACTTCCCCAGACCTCAGGAGGAGCAGTTTGCAAGGGTTAACGGTAACGCTGCCCTACAATATGGCTGCTGGGGATCCAGTGTGTGCGCTCCCAACCCTTGTACAAACCAAGGTGTGTGTGAAGACTTGTTTGATCTTCATCACTGCAAATGTCCATCGGAGTGGAAGGGCCCACTGTGTCAAGACCCAACAGATACCTGCATCTCCAGCCCCTGTATCTATGGCAACTGCACAAACCAACAGGGCgggtttaagtgtgtgtgtgagcttggGTACAGTGGTGACTTGTGTGAAATGGAGGTCGATATGTGTCAGAAGAGCAATTGTGGGGAAGGAGCCACCTGCATCAAAGGTTTCCAGAGCTATGGATGTCTCTGTCCTCAGAATAAGACAGGCCAACACTGCGa TGAGATAATTCCTGAAATCCCATGGTACATTGAGATAAGTCC ACTTCCTCAGTTGCCCACATCGACATGCGTTGGAATGAGGAGGAACTACAACTGCTATAACGGAGGGAACTGCTCAGAGGCAGGCGGCAGCTGTTACTGCCTACCTGGTTTCACAGGACTGTG GTGTGAGAGGGATGTGGATGAATGTGCCTCGGACCCTTGTATGCACGGAGGCTTCTGTGTCAACTACGTGAACagctttgagtgtgtgtgtgatattaaTTACTCGGGGATACACTGCCAAATAGACGTGAGCGACTTCTACTTGTACCTCTTCTTGGGTATGTGGCAGAACCTCTTCCAGCTGGTGTCCTACCTCGTGATACGCCTCGACGATGAGCCAGAAATAGAGTGGGCGTTTCACGATAACGACtag
- the LOC109995321 gene encoding uncharacterized protein isoform X1, whose amino-acid sequence MHRPQSCWGNAKCPKRKRRFMSYTKGVSHLSKRAKRRFNCKLQLWMWRRRKEKCGFGIYRTRKQSFLMSPRSGSCLGANRQSQKCGIQVQAHRSPRLQNAQVGTSTLECENGGSEELQRKQICLLNKCEFITPTETLPDSSAHQNLVMDKNVALENVGQTVPPQKEDALVQMIKMSDPSEVSHTVKPLLTTDNDACGVPTNLREPRTMVPAQRPEVDDQSGQFTAAIQDQATISITDGNITSKTTVSSQADVCINVLAEDIQKFLNDFYRTYGSLIPLKKNDVLRHLKRRFDTDFSDRKNVIVSEVMKYRDTLVQTPVPSFRVVYKKHTLTLDDLSTLADQNWLNDQVMNMYGELIMESAHHKVHFLNSFFHRQLMTKGYDGVKRWTKQVNLFSKSLLLVPIHLEVHWCLVTADLVKKKICLYDSQGNVLQKIGRNILKYLMTEAKEKNQADFENGWAISFDEIVPQQTNENDCGVFVLEYSRCLALAKPLQFSQKDIPKIRKRIYKELCECRLHEPG is encoded by the exons ATGCATCGACCCCAGAGTTGCTGGGGTAACGCAAAATGCccgaagagaaagaggagattTATGTCTTACACCAAGGGAGTTTCTCACCTCTCCAAGCGAGCAAAGCGACGCTTTAACTGTAAATTGCAGCTTTGGATGTGGAGGAGGCGGAAAGAGAAATGCGGCTTTGGGATATACAGAACAAGGAAACAATCTTTTCTGATGAGCCCAAGATCTGGCTCCTGCCTCGGTGCAAACAGACAATCACAGAAATGTGGAATACAAGTTCAAGCACATCGCTCACCACGTTTACAAAATGCACAAGTTGGAACGTCGACTCTTGAATGTGAAAATGGGGGTTCAGAGGAGTTGCAGAGAAAACAGATTTGCCTGCTCAACAAGTGTGAGTTTATCACTCCAACAGAGACGTTGCCTGACTCCAGCGCCCATCAGAATCTGGTCATGGacaaaaatgttgctttagAGAATGTCGGTCAAACTGTCCCTCCTCAAAAAGAAGACGCTTTGGTACAGATGATTAAAATGTCTGACCCTTCAGAAGTTTCTCACACTGTCAAGCCACTGTTGACTACAGACAATGATGCATGTGGTGTGCCTACCAATTTAAGAGAACCAAGGACAATGGTACCAGCTCAAAGGCCTGAGGTTGATGACCAATCAGGACAGTTTACTGCTGCCATTCAGGATCAGGCTACAATCAGCATTACAGATGGGAATATCACCTCAAAAACAACAGTGTCTTCTCAAGCTGATGTCTGCATTAACGTTCTGGCAGAAGACatccaaa AATTTCTTAATGACTTCTACAGAACGTATGGAAGTTTAATCCCGCTGAAAAAGAACGATGTGTTGAGACATCTGAAGAGGAGGTTTGACACTGATTTCAGTGACAG GAAAAATGTCATCGTTTCAGAGGTGATGAAGTACAGAGATACGTTAGTACAAACACCTGTTCCCTCCTTCCGGGTGGTctacaaaaaacacactctGACACTGGATGACTTGTCTACACTGGCAGATCAGAACTGGCTCAACGACCAG GTGATGAACATGTATGGAGAATTGATTATGGAATCTGCCCATCACAAG GTCCATTTCCTCAACAGTTTTTTCCACAGGCAGCTCATGACAAAAGGATATGATGGTGTAAAGAGATGGACAAAGCAG GTGAATTTGTTTTCTAAGAGTTTGCTTTTGGTGCCGATCCACTTGGAGGTCCACTGGTGTCTGGTGACAGCTGACCTCGTCAAAAAGAAGATCTGCCTCTATGACTCTCAAGGGAACGTGCTTCAGAAGATTGGCAGG aacattttgaaatacttGATGACAGAAGCAAAGGAGAAGAATCAAGCCGATTTTGAAAATGGTTGGGCGATATCATTTGATGAG ATAGTCCCACAACAGACCAACGAGAATGACTGTGGAGTTTTTGTCTTGGAG TATTCAAGATGTCTTGCCCTAGCCAAACCTCTGCAGTTTTCACAGAAGGACATACCAAAGATACGCAAGAGGATCTACAAAGAGCTGTGTGAATGTAGACTACATGAACCAGGCTGA